One window of the Doryrhamphus excisus isolate RoL2022-K1 chromosome 10, RoL_Dexc_1.0, whole genome shotgun sequence genome contains the following:
- the LOC131137102 gene encoding tyrosine-protein phosphatase non-receptor type 7-like isoform X2, giving the protein MAATRSFTKPTDEPTTPSPMTTPPRKASIRLQESLGAESLCSVSTPKEVWLQLLHTSSRLLTHALLQQAAVDSQALDVEYQGIPPNFVSASDLEVPGHAIKDRYKSILPNPETRVILTCTEEDGGPDRYINANYIRGYRGTPRAYIATQGPMVHTVGDFWDMVWQEKSSVIVMVTRLKEANEKCERYWPQISRSVGKERRRRRGGEEAELKEDMMNRFGRFQLRVTDSRDKDGFTVTDMEMQLCQERRPVRHYWFTSWPDHHVPQCTAPLLRLVEEVESHSESLRATSFQPITTAVLPKPGPIIVHCSAGIGRTGCFIASSIGCQQLRQTGHVDVLEMVCQLRLDRGGMIQTPEQYQFLYTALAQFSSHLQHQQGKRREQDSVHNHQMSEQLKNLQLESKQDSTTENWTEPGEPTRCLEPVKNLSPVKAHTSSSA; this is encoded by the exons ATGGCAGCGACGCGCTCGTTCACTAAGCCTACGGATGAGCCGACCACGCCCTCTCCTATGACCACGCCTCCCCGCAAGGCTTCAATTCGCCTGCAGGAAAG CCTGGGGGCGGAGTCTCTGTGCTCCGTGTCCACCCCTAAGGAGGTGTGGCTTCAGCTGCTCCACACCTCCTCTCGACTGCTCACACACGCGCTCCTGCAGCAAGCGGCTGTCGACAGCCAGGCTCTTGACGTGGAGTACCAG GGCATCCCGCCAAACTTTGTGAGCGCGTCAGATCTGGAAGTTCCTGGGCACGCCATCAAGGACAGATACAAAAGCATCCTGCCCA ACCCAGAGACTCGCGTCATCCTGACCTGTACAGAAGAAGACGGTGGGCCAGACCGCTACATCAATGCCAACTACATCCGG GGTTACCGAGGCACTCCGAGGGCCTACATCGCCACCCAGGGGCCAATGGTGCACACTGTGGGGGACTTCTGGGACATGGTGTGGCAGGAGAAGAGCAGCGTCATTGTCATGGTGACCAGGCTGAAGGAGGCCAACgag AAGTGTGAGAGGTACTGGCCTCAGATCAGCCGTAGCGTggggaaggagaggaggaggaggagaggaggagaggaggcggAGCTAAAGGAAGACATGATGAATCGGTTTGGCCGATTTCAACTGCGAGTCACAGACAGCCGAGACAAAGATGGCTTCACTGTCACTGACATGGAGATGCAG CTGTGTCAGGAGCGCCGTCCCGTCAGACACTACTGGTTCACGTCCTGGCCCGACCACCACGTCCCACAATGCACTGCTCCTCTGCTGCGCCTGGTGGAGGAAGTGGAGTCACACAGCGAGTCTCTCCGAGCAACCAGctttcagccaatcacaaccgCCGTTTTACCCAAACCCGGACCAATCATTGTCCACTGCAG CGCCGGCATCGGGAGAACGGGCTGTTTTATCGCCAGCAGTATCGGCTGTCAGCAGCTGCGTCAAACGGGTCATGTGGACGTTCTTGAGATGGTGTGTCAGCTTCGACTGGACAG GGGGGGCATGATCCAAACCCCGGAACAGTACCAATTCCTCTACACGGCCCTGGCCCAGTTCAGCTCCCATTTACAACACCAGCAG GGAAAGAGGCGGGAACAAGACTCCGTTCACAACCATCAGATGTCTGAACAGCTCAAGAACCTCCAACTGGAGAGCAAGCAGGACTCAACAACAGAGAACTGGACAGAACCTGGAGAACCAACACGTTGTTTGGAACCTGTCAAGAACCTCAGTCCAGTGAAAGCCCACACCTCCAGTTCTGCATGA
- the LOC131137102 gene encoding tyrosine-protein phosphatase non-receptor type 7-like isoform X1, translated as MAATRSFTKPTDEPTTPSPMTTPPRKASIRLQERRGSNLSLLLDVNSLGAESLCSVSTPKEVWLQLLHTSSRLLTHALLQQAAVDSQALDVEYQGIPPNFVSASDLEVPGHAIKDRYKSILPNPETRVILTCTEEDGGPDRYINANYIRGYRGTPRAYIATQGPMVHTVGDFWDMVWQEKSSVIVMVTRLKEANEKCERYWPQISRSVGKERRRRRGGEEAELKEDMMNRFGRFQLRVTDSRDKDGFTVTDMEMQLCQERRPVRHYWFTSWPDHHVPQCTAPLLRLVEEVESHSESLRATSFQPITTAVLPKPGPIIVHCSAGIGRTGCFIASSIGCQQLRQTGHVDVLEMVCQLRLDRGGMIQTPEQYQFLYTALAQFSSHLQHQQGKRREQDSVHNHQMSEQLKNLQLESKQDSTTENWTEPGEPTRCLEPVKNLSPVKAHTSSSA; from the exons ATGGCAGCGACGCGCTCGTTCACTAAGCCTACGGATGAGCCGACCACGCCCTCTCCTATGACCACGCCTCCCCGCAAGGCTTCAATTCGCCTGCAGGAAAG GCGGGGCTCTAACCTCTCGCTGCTGTTGGATGTCAACAGCCTGGGGGCGGAGTCTCTGTGCTCCGTGTCCACCCCTAAGGAGGTGTGGCTTCAGCTGCTCCACACCTCCTCTCGACTGCTCACACACGCGCTCCTGCAGCAAGCGGCTGTCGACAGCCAGGCTCTTGACGTGGAGTACCAG GGCATCCCGCCAAACTTTGTGAGCGCGTCAGATCTGGAAGTTCCTGGGCACGCCATCAAGGACAGATACAAAAGCATCCTGCCCA ACCCAGAGACTCGCGTCATCCTGACCTGTACAGAAGAAGACGGTGGGCCAGACCGCTACATCAATGCCAACTACATCCGG GGTTACCGAGGCACTCCGAGGGCCTACATCGCCACCCAGGGGCCAATGGTGCACACTGTGGGGGACTTCTGGGACATGGTGTGGCAGGAGAAGAGCAGCGTCATTGTCATGGTGACCAGGCTGAAGGAGGCCAACgag AAGTGTGAGAGGTACTGGCCTCAGATCAGCCGTAGCGTggggaaggagaggaggaggaggagaggaggagaggaggcggAGCTAAAGGAAGACATGATGAATCGGTTTGGCCGATTTCAACTGCGAGTCACAGACAGCCGAGACAAAGATGGCTTCACTGTCACTGACATGGAGATGCAG CTGTGTCAGGAGCGCCGTCCCGTCAGACACTACTGGTTCACGTCCTGGCCCGACCACCACGTCCCACAATGCACTGCTCCTCTGCTGCGCCTGGTGGAGGAAGTGGAGTCACACAGCGAGTCTCTCCGAGCAACCAGctttcagccaatcacaaccgCCGTTTTACCCAAACCCGGACCAATCATTGTCCACTGCAG CGCCGGCATCGGGAGAACGGGCTGTTTTATCGCCAGCAGTATCGGCTGTCAGCAGCTGCGTCAAACGGGTCATGTGGACGTTCTTGAGATGGTGTGTCAGCTTCGACTGGACAG GGGGGGCATGATCCAAACCCCGGAACAGTACCAATTCCTCTACACGGCCCTGGCCCAGTTCAGCTCCCATTTACAACACCAGCAG GGAAAGAGGCGGGAACAAGACTCCGTTCACAACCATCAGATGTCTGAACAGCTCAAGAACCTCCAACTGGAGAGCAAGCAGGACTCAACAACAGAGAACTGGACAGAACCTGGAGAACCAACACGTTGTTTGGAACCTGTCAAGAACCTCAGTCCAGTGAAAGCCCACACCTCCAGTTCTGCATGA
- the gpr37l1b gene encoding G-protein coupled receptor 37-like 1 has protein sequence MAPSLTVVLVVLVSQLFTPSRTLSEHQSSNLPEVLDLDQDQHRRPARGTDEEEQQSTFSQSFENDSVTPPQVTLLSNWTDGERNASTDHGLFNPFFPLTRASYVAYAILLATCLLLALGVVGNMAVMCIVWNNFYMRSSWNYLLASMAFWDFLVLVLCLPVVLLNQLTHRRVLGDVTCRMVPYMEMVSLGVTTFTLCALGIDRFHAATSSSQPKTRRVERCRSVLVKLLLVWLAALLLSSPELFLWQFTRTASSGRSVDSCIITASSPLSLLLPDSLHSLLLRYHQGRMWWTFGCYFCLPVLFTVLCQMATRNVHSDSSAQKQRNHDDLASSHKRHHQQEVEKQLNCTLLALALVYGICALPQHVWNITLAYMHVSVSEDTAATLALLHHFLLFLKSSVTPVLLLCMCKALGRAFMDCCCCCCLACQQNSEEGSPSSAHVKLKAAKEASIFFDKAKDTSAILSISS, from the exons TCCAACCTCCCGGAGGTCCTGGATCTAGACCAGGACCAGCACCGCCGTCCGGCCCGCGGCACTGACGAGGAGGAACAACAGTCCACTTTCAGCCAGTCCTTCGAGAACGACTCTGTGACGCCGCCTCAAGTCACTTTGCTGTCCAACTGGACAGACGGCGAGAGGAACGCCAGCACGGACCACGGACTCTTCAACCCATTCTTCCCGCTGACCCGCGCCTCATACGTCGCCTATGCCATCTTGCTGGCGACCTGCCTGCTGCTGGCGCTGGGTGTGGTGGGCAACATGGCGGTCATGTGCATCGTGTGGAACAACTTCTACATGAGGTCGTCTTGGAACTATCTGCTGGCCAGCATGGCCTTCTGGGACTTCCTGGTTCTGGTACTTTGCCTGCCCGTGGTGCTCCTAAACCAGTTGACCCACAGGAGAGTCCTGGGTGATGTCACCTGCCGCATGGTGCCTTATATGGAG ATGGTGTCTCTGGGCGTCACGACCTTCACACTTTGCGCTCTGGGCATCGACCGATTCCACGCCGCCACCAGCTCGTCACAGCCCAAGACGCGCCGAGTGGAGCGTTGTCGCTCCGTGCTCGTCAAGCTGCTTCTCGTGTGGCTCGCCGCCCTGCTGCTGTCCAGCCCTGAGCTCTTCCTGTGGCAGTTCACCAGGACCGCCTCCTCAGGACGCTCGGTAGACTCCTGCATCATCACCGCTTCCTCTCCGCTCTCCCTTCTCCTGCCCGACTCGCTGCACTCGCTGCTGCTCAGGTACCACCAG GGTCGCATGTGGTGGACGTTCGGCTGCTACTTCTGTTTGCCCGTCCTCTTCACCGTCCTCTGTCAGATGGCCACCAGAAACGTCCACAGCGACAGCTCAGCCCAGAAGCAGCGTAACCACGACGACCTCGCCTCCAGCCACAAGCGTCATCATCAGCAGGAAGTGGAGAAACAGCTCAACTGCACGctgctagcgttagcattgGTGTATGGCATATGTGCGCTGCCCCAACATGTCTGGAACATCACGCTAGCATACATGCATGTCAGCGTCTCCGAGGACACGGCGGCTACGTTGGCGCTcttgcatcacttcctgttgttccTCAAGTCGTCCGTCACGCCCGTGCTACTGCTCTGCATGTGTAAG GCTCTGGGTCGGGCCTTCATGgactgttgctgctgctgctgcctagCGTGTCAGCAGAACTCCGAGGAAGGTTCTCCAAGCTCGGCTCACGTGAAACTGAAGGCCGCCAAAGAGGCATCCATCTTCTTCGACAAGGCGAAAGACACATCGGCCATCTTGTCCATCAGCAGTTAG
- the srpk3 gene encoding SRSF protein kinase 3 isoform X2, translating to MLIAAVGTGRASPASSGKKHRRRGKKHRRVRTNETCSNDLCDLQNLNPNDGHPPQTPDYPPVNPSLPQNTCKTAPPSGNGYHDATVTVDTCPQDGDPQEPCTLIDPSTPDIQHRHLTALCCPKEVTLNAILPPLIIPLTVPHTSQSHPASTQVLTPPILSESLAQNKSQGPVRTKSPPTTTEGYALSRSLPVTSQSPAHSQSPAIATRYHAHSQSPPTTSEPSTYGRSPPVTSEGSAHRLSPPVTSEGSAHRRSPPVTSEASAHRRSPPVTSEGSAHSHLVPATPEASVHCQSPPVTSEGSAHSQSPPIQSLSPVHGQSLPVKCPCPAYTKSPPTTTEGPAHILSPPVVFLSPGHSQSLPVTSLSPTQSPSHSPLALNHKMHDFSTLTHLTFENSNHFLSGSTTATPHISTHVSKATPTPLVSSHSDPFLLTSVTFTSSMSPQLYSPLCSSSSSFVTSFDSAPHTVANSVMSSPPNYTATPPVPPVSPPPAELTLPPAQLLGSDDEEQEDPSDYCKGGYYPVKIGDLFNGRYHVVRKLGWGHFSTVWLCWDLQKKRFVALKVVKSAPHYTETALDEIKLLRCVRDSDPSDPHRETIVQLIDDFKISGINGVHVCMVLEVLGHQLLKWIIKSNYMGLPLVCVKSIIRQVLQGLDYLHTKCKIIHTDIKPENILLDVDEVYIRRLAAEATIWQRAGAPPPSGSSVSTAPRDVQIGKMSKNRKKKIKRKAKRQQKLLEERLVDIQRMEEEDGVDTHTNCPAVINGNTSCNTANNKVSPESSSSWLEDKYNGHGTGRFSSPASGLSGVSSSVISATSESTLSTQSGYSSGQDVFSASDFVLSPLDPHNADKLRVKIADLGNACWVHKHFTEDIQTRQYRALEVLIGAEYGPPADIWSTACMAFELATGDYLFEPHSGEDYTRDEDHIAHIIELLGPIPLPFALSGRYSREYFNRRGDLRHISSLKPWALFEVLLEKYEWPLDQAAQFSDFLSTMLELEPQRRATAAQCLQHAWLQT from the exons ATGCTGATAG CTGCAGTCGGGACTGGACGCGCAAGCCCCGCCTCCAGCGGCAAAAAGCACAGGCGGCGAGGCAAAAAGCACCGCAGAGTCCGGACTAACGAGACCTG TTCTAATGACCTCTGTGACCTTCAGAATCTGAACCCTAATGACGGACACCCACCCCAGACACCGGACTACCCTCCAGTCAACCCCTCACTGCCACAAAATACTTGCAAAACAGCCCCACCCTCAGGAAATGGATATCATGACGCCACAGTCACGGTGGATACTTGTCCCCAAGACGGAGACCCGCAGGAACCATGTACCCTGATTGATCCCTCCACTCCAGATATCCAACATAGGCATTTAACTGCCCTCTGTTGTCCTAAAGAAGTCACACTCAATGCCATCCTACCGCCTCTTATTATTCCTCTGACTGTGCCacacaccagccaatcacatccaGCCTCTACTCAGGTCCTCACACCTCCTATCTTATCTGAGAGCCTCGCCCAAAACAAATCTCAGGGCCCTGTCCGCACCAAATCACCTCCTACTACAACTGAGGGGTACGCCCTCAGCCGGTCACTTCCTGTTACATCTCAGAGCCCCGCCCACAGCCAATCACCTGCTATAGCAACCCGATACCACGCTCATAGCCAATCACCTCCCACTACATCAGAACCCTCCACCTACGGACGATCACCTCCCGTCACATCAGAGGGCTCCGCCCACAGACTATCACCTCCCGTCACATCAGAGGGCTCCGCCCACAGACGATCACCTCCCGTCACATCCGAGGCCTCCGCCCACAGACGATCACCTCCTGTCACATCAGAGGGCTCCGCCCACAGCCATTTAGTTCCCGCCACACCAGAGGCGTCCGTTCACTGCCAATCACCTCCCGTCACATCAGAGGGCTCCGCCCACAGCCAATCACCTCCTATTCAATCTCTGAGCCCTGTCCATGGccaatcacttcctgtcaagtgTCCGTGCCCCGCCTACACTAAATCACCTCCTACCACCACAGAGGGCCCCGCCCACATCCTTTCGCCTCCTGTCGTATTTCTTAGCCCTGGCCATAGCCAATCACTTCCTGTTACATCTCTGAGCCCCACCCAAAGCCCTAGCCACTCCCCCTTAGCTCTAAACCACAAAATGCACGATTTCAGCACATTGACACATTTGACATTTGAGAACTCGAACCACTTTCTTTCTGGATCGACTACAGCCACACCTCACATCAGCACACATGTCTCGAAAGCCACGCCTACTCCTTTAGTCTCCTCCCACTCGGACCCCTTCCTACTCACCTCTGTAACCTTCACCTCCAGCATGTCACCTCAACTTTACTCCCCCCTGtgctcctcgtcttcctccttcGTCACTTCCTTTGACTCTGCACCACACACTGTTGCAAattctgtgatgtcatcaccgCCTAATTACACAGCCACTCCCCCCGTCCCTCCCGTGAGCCCACCTCCTGCGGAGCTGACCCTGCCCCCTGCTCAGCTTCTGGGTTCCGATGATGAGGAGCAGGAGGACCCGTCGGATTACTGCAAAG GCGGTTACTACCCGGTCAAGATCGGGGATCTGTTCAACGGGAGGTACCACGTGGTCCGCAAACTCGGCTGGGGACATTTCTCAACCGTCTGGCTTTGTTGGGACCTGCA GAAGAAGCGTTTTGTGGCCTTGAAGGTCGTGAAGAGCGCGCCGCATTACACAGAGACGGCGCTGGACGAGATCAAACTGCTCAGATGT GTCCGGGACAGTGACCCCTCTGACCCCCACAGAGAGACTATTGTTCAACTGATTGACGACTTCAAGATCTCTGGAATCAACGGAGTCC ATGTGTGTATGGTTCTGGAGGTTTTGGGTCATCAGCTGTTAAAATGGATCATTAAGTCAAACTACATGGGCCTTCCTCTGGTCTGTGTCAAGAGCATCATTAGACAG GTGCTACAGGGTCTGGACTACCTGCACACAAAGTGTAAGATCATACACACAGACATCAAACCAGAGAACATCTTGCTGGATGTAGACGAGGTCTACATCAGGAGGCTGGCAGCAGAGGCCACTATCTGGCAGAGAGCTGGAGCCCCGCCCCCTTCTGGCTCATCAG TTAGCACAGCTCCCAGGGATGTGCAG attGGTAAAATGTCTAAGAACAGGAAGAAAAAGATCAAGAGAAAAGCAAAGCGACAACAGAAGCTGTTAGAGGAGAGACTGGTGGACATACAG aGGATGGAAGAGGAAGACGGTgttgacacacacactaacT GCCCTGCGGTCATCAACGGCAACACTTCCTGCAACACAGCAAATAACAAAGTGAGCCCGGAGTCATCTTCTTCCTGGTTGGAGGACAAGTACAACGGCCACGGCACTGGGCGGTTCTCCAGCCCTGCGTCTGGCCTCTCTGGGGTCTCCAGCTCGGTGATATCAGCCACATCAGAATCCACTCTatccacacagtcaggataCTCCAGTGGACAAGATG TATTCAGTGCGTCAGACTTCGTGCTCAGTCCTCTGGACCCTCACAATGCTGACAAGTTGCGAGTGAAGATTGCCGATTTGGGAAATGCGTGCTGGGTG CACAAACACTTCACTGAAGACATTCAGACCAGACAGTACCGGgccttggaggtgctgattggAGCAGAGTATGGACCGCCGGCCGACATTTGGAGCACCGCCTGCAtg GCGTTTGAGTTGGCCACAGGAGATTATTTATTTGAACCTCATTCCGGCGAAGACTACACTAGAGatgaag ATCACATCGCTCACATCATCGAGCTGCTGGGCCCCATCCCTTTGCCCTTCGCCTTGTCTGGCAGGTACTCCAGAGAATATTTCAACAGGCGAG GTGACCTGCGCCACATTTCCAGCCTGAAGCCGTGGGCTTTGTTTGAGGTGCTCTTGGAGAAGTACGAGTGGCCCTTGGACCAGGCTGCTCAATTTAGTGACTTTCTGTCGACCATGTTAGAACTGGAGCCGCAGCGTCGGGCCACCGCTGCCCAGTGTCTGCAACACGCCTGGCTGCAGACAtga
- the srpk3 gene encoding SRSF protein kinase 3 isoform X1: MLIAAVGTGRASPASSGKKHRRRGKKHRRVRTNETCSNDLCDLQNLNPNDGHPPQTPDYPPVNPSLPQNTCKTAPPSGNGYHDATVTVDTCPQDGDPQEPCTLIDPSTPDIQHRHLTALCCPKEVTLNAILPPLIIPLTVPHTSQSHPASTQVLTPPILSESLAQNKSQGPVRTKSPPTTTEGYALSRSLPVTSQSPAHSQSPAIATRYHAHSQSPPTTSEPSTYGRSPPVTSEGSAHRLSPPVTSEGSAHRRSPPVTSEASAHRRSPPVTSEGSAHSHLVPATPEASVHCQSPPVTSEGSAHSQSPPIQSLSPVHGQSLPVKCPCPAYTKSPPTTTEGPAHILSPPVVFLSPGHSQSLPVTSLSPTQSPSHSPLALNHKMHDFSTLTHLTFENSNHFLSGSTTATPHISTHVSKATPTPLVSSHSDPFLLTSVTFTSSMSPQLYSPLCSSSSSFVTSFDSAPHTVANSVMSSPPNYTATPPVPPVSPPPAELTLPPAQLLGSDDEEQEDPSDYCKGGYYPVKIGDLFNGRYHVVRKLGWGHFSTVWLCWDLQKKRFVALKVVKSAPHYTETALDEIKLLRCVRDSDPSDPHRETIVQLIDDFKISGINGVHVCMVLEVLGHQLLKWIIKSNYMGLPLVCVKSIIRQVLQGLDYLHTKCKIIHTDIKPENILLDVDEVYIRRLAAEATIWQRAGAPPPSGSSVSTAPRDVQIGKMSKNRKKKIKRKAKRQQKLLEERLVDIQRMEEEDGVDTHTNCPAVINGNTSCNTANNKVSPESSSSWLEDKYNGHGTGRFSSPASGLSGVSSSVISATSESTLSTQSGYSSGQDVFSASDFVLSPLDPHNADKLRVKIADLGNACWVHKHFTEDIQTRQYRALEVLIGAEYGPPADIWSTACMAFELATGDYLFEPHSGEDYTRDEGTHTHTHTHTLSSKVTNVGGPCSDHIAHIIELLGPIPLPFALSGRYSREYFNRRGDLRHISSLKPWALFEVLLEKYEWPLDQAAQFSDFLSTMLELEPQRRATAAQCLQHAWLQT; this comes from the exons ATGCTGATAG CTGCAGTCGGGACTGGACGCGCAAGCCCCGCCTCCAGCGGCAAAAAGCACAGGCGGCGAGGCAAAAAGCACCGCAGAGTCCGGACTAACGAGACCTG TTCTAATGACCTCTGTGACCTTCAGAATCTGAACCCTAATGACGGACACCCACCCCAGACACCGGACTACCCTCCAGTCAACCCCTCACTGCCACAAAATACTTGCAAAACAGCCCCACCCTCAGGAAATGGATATCATGACGCCACAGTCACGGTGGATACTTGTCCCCAAGACGGAGACCCGCAGGAACCATGTACCCTGATTGATCCCTCCACTCCAGATATCCAACATAGGCATTTAACTGCCCTCTGTTGTCCTAAAGAAGTCACACTCAATGCCATCCTACCGCCTCTTATTATTCCTCTGACTGTGCCacacaccagccaatcacatccaGCCTCTACTCAGGTCCTCACACCTCCTATCTTATCTGAGAGCCTCGCCCAAAACAAATCTCAGGGCCCTGTCCGCACCAAATCACCTCCTACTACAACTGAGGGGTACGCCCTCAGCCGGTCACTTCCTGTTACATCTCAGAGCCCCGCCCACAGCCAATCACCTGCTATAGCAACCCGATACCACGCTCATAGCCAATCACCTCCCACTACATCAGAACCCTCCACCTACGGACGATCACCTCCCGTCACATCAGAGGGCTCCGCCCACAGACTATCACCTCCCGTCACATCAGAGGGCTCCGCCCACAGACGATCACCTCCCGTCACATCCGAGGCCTCCGCCCACAGACGATCACCTCCTGTCACATCAGAGGGCTCCGCCCACAGCCATTTAGTTCCCGCCACACCAGAGGCGTCCGTTCACTGCCAATCACCTCCCGTCACATCAGAGGGCTCCGCCCACAGCCAATCACCTCCTATTCAATCTCTGAGCCCTGTCCATGGccaatcacttcctgtcaagtgTCCGTGCCCCGCCTACACTAAATCACCTCCTACCACCACAGAGGGCCCCGCCCACATCCTTTCGCCTCCTGTCGTATTTCTTAGCCCTGGCCATAGCCAATCACTTCCTGTTACATCTCTGAGCCCCACCCAAAGCCCTAGCCACTCCCCCTTAGCTCTAAACCACAAAATGCACGATTTCAGCACATTGACACATTTGACATTTGAGAACTCGAACCACTTTCTTTCTGGATCGACTACAGCCACACCTCACATCAGCACACATGTCTCGAAAGCCACGCCTACTCCTTTAGTCTCCTCCCACTCGGACCCCTTCCTACTCACCTCTGTAACCTTCACCTCCAGCATGTCACCTCAACTTTACTCCCCCCTGtgctcctcgtcttcctccttcGTCACTTCCTTTGACTCTGCACCACACACTGTTGCAAattctgtgatgtcatcaccgCCTAATTACACAGCCACTCCCCCCGTCCCTCCCGTGAGCCCACCTCCTGCGGAGCTGACCCTGCCCCCTGCTCAGCTTCTGGGTTCCGATGATGAGGAGCAGGAGGACCCGTCGGATTACTGCAAAG GCGGTTACTACCCGGTCAAGATCGGGGATCTGTTCAACGGGAGGTACCACGTGGTCCGCAAACTCGGCTGGGGACATTTCTCAACCGTCTGGCTTTGTTGGGACCTGCA GAAGAAGCGTTTTGTGGCCTTGAAGGTCGTGAAGAGCGCGCCGCATTACACAGAGACGGCGCTGGACGAGATCAAACTGCTCAGATGT GTCCGGGACAGTGACCCCTCTGACCCCCACAGAGAGACTATTGTTCAACTGATTGACGACTTCAAGATCTCTGGAATCAACGGAGTCC ATGTGTGTATGGTTCTGGAGGTTTTGGGTCATCAGCTGTTAAAATGGATCATTAAGTCAAACTACATGGGCCTTCCTCTGGTCTGTGTCAAGAGCATCATTAGACAG GTGCTACAGGGTCTGGACTACCTGCACACAAAGTGTAAGATCATACACACAGACATCAAACCAGAGAACATCTTGCTGGATGTAGACGAGGTCTACATCAGGAGGCTGGCAGCAGAGGCCACTATCTGGCAGAGAGCTGGAGCCCCGCCCCCTTCTGGCTCATCAG TTAGCACAGCTCCCAGGGATGTGCAG attGGTAAAATGTCTAAGAACAGGAAGAAAAAGATCAAGAGAAAAGCAAAGCGACAACAGAAGCTGTTAGAGGAGAGACTGGTGGACATACAG aGGATGGAAGAGGAAGACGGTgttgacacacacactaacT GCCCTGCGGTCATCAACGGCAACACTTCCTGCAACACAGCAAATAACAAAGTGAGCCCGGAGTCATCTTCTTCCTGGTTGGAGGACAAGTACAACGGCCACGGCACTGGGCGGTTCTCCAGCCCTGCGTCTGGCCTCTCTGGGGTCTCCAGCTCGGTGATATCAGCCACATCAGAATCCACTCTatccacacagtcaggataCTCCAGTGGACAAGATG TATTCAGTGCGTCAGACTTCGTGCTCAGTCCTCTGGACCCTCACAATGCTGACAAGTTGCGAGTGAAGATTGCCGATTTGGGAAATGCGTGCTGGGTG CACAAACACTTCACTGAAGACATTCAGACCAGACAGTACCGGgccttggaggtgctgattggAGCAGAGTATGGACCGCCGGCCGACATTTGGAGCACCGCCTGCAtg GCGTTTGAGTTGGCCACAGGAGATTATTTATTTGAACCTCATTCCGGCGAAGACTACACTAGAGatgaaggtacacacacacacacacacacacacacactctcttccAAAGTTACTAACGTCGGTGGTCCGTGTTCAGATCACATCGCTCACATCATCGAGCTGCTGGGCCCCATCCCTTTGCCCTTCGCCTTGTCTGGCAGGTACTCCAGAGAATATTTCAACAGGCGAG GTGACCTGCGCCACATTTCCAGCCTGAAGCCGTGGGCTTTGTTTGAGGTGCTCTTGGAGAAGTACGAGTGGCCCTTGGACCAGGCTGCTCAATTTAGTGACTTTCTGTCGACCATGTTAGAACTGGAGCCGCAGCGTCGGGCCACCGCTGCCCAGTGTCTGCAACACGCCTGGCTGCAGACAtga
- the LOC131136984 gene encoding ADP-ribosylation factor-like protein 8A, whose amino-acid sequence MIALINKLLDWFKALFWKEEMELTLVGLQYSGKTTFVNVIASGQFSEDMIPTVGFNMRKITKGNVTIKLWDIGGQPRFRSMWERYCRGVSAIVYMVDAADPEKIEASKNELHNLLDKPQLQGIPVLVLGNKRDLPGALDEKELIERMNLSAIQDREICCYSISCKEKDNIDITLQWLIQHSRTKRSS is encoded by the exons ATGATAGCGCTTATCAACAAACTGCTGGACTGGTTCAAGGCGCTCTTCTGGAAGGAGGAGATGGAGCTGACCCTGGTGGGGTTGCAGTACTCCGGGAAGACCACCTTCGTCAACGTCATAGCG tctGGCCAGTTCAGTGAAGACATGATTCCGACAGTGGGCTTCAACATGAGGAAGATCACTAAAGGCAACGTCACCATCAAG CTGTGGGACATTGGTGGACAGCCTCGTTTCAGAAGCATGTGGGAGCGTTACTGCAGAGGAGTCAGCGCCATCGT CTACATGGTGGATGCAGCTGATCCGGAGAAGATTGAAGCTTCTAAGAATGAACTCCACAATCTGTTAGACAAGCCTCAGCTTCAGGGAATCCCT GTTCTGGTTCTGGGAAACAAGCGGGATCTGCCAGGAGCTCTGGATGAGAAGGAGCTCATTGAGAGGAT GAACCTGTCAGCCATCCAGGACAGAGAGATCTGCTGCTACTCCATTTCCTGCAAGGAGAAGGACAACATCG ACATCACCCTCCAGTGGCTGATCCAACACTCTCGGACCAAGAGGAGCTCCTGA